The Roseofilum casamattae BLCC-M143 genome window below encodes:
- a CDS encoding LOG family protein gives MTLSSLDADASLKSGLLALLDRLPDLPHGKWIEQALLGIMRIAGEDIDRLDWKILTASLQDLERAFQAFSDYRHIRKISVFGSARLPSDAPEYRMAAQFAGQIVRQGFMVMTGAGGGIMQAGNEGAGMDRSFGLNIQLPFEQGSNPFIREDKLIEFKYFFTRKLFFLRESDGIALFPGGFGTQDEAFECLTLCQTGKAGPMPLVLLDRPGGKYWLDWDKYLRDRLLKQGLISAQDLSIYTIADSIDAACEAIANFYRVYHSSRYVRDRFVIRLKSELSDREVERLNRDFSDIVVSGTIDKTATLPEEGTNDAYELPRLVFHFNQRDCGRLYEMIYAINKMGQSANLIDYPEQK, from the coding sequence ATGACTTTATCCTCTTTAGACGCGGATGCTTCCCTCAAATCGGGTCTATTAGCTCTACTAGACCGACTGCCCGATTTACCCCATGGTAAGTGGATCGAGCAAGCTCTGCTCGGTATTATGCGCATTGCTGGAGAAGATATCGACCGTCTTGACTGGAAAATCTTAACGGCTTCTCTACAAGATCTCGAACGAGCATTCCAAGCGTTTTCGGACTATCGCCATATTCGCAAAATTAGCGTGTTTGGTTCGGCTCGCCTCCCCTCCGATGCTCCAGAATATCGTATGGCGGCGCAATTTGCGGGGCAGATTGTACGGCAGGGTTTTATGGTGATGACCGGAGCCGGTGGCGGGATTATGCAAGCGGGAAATGAAGGTGCTGGAATGGATCGCTCGTTTGGCTTGAATATCCAACTGCCGTTCGAGCAAGGCTCTAATCCGTTTATCCGCGAAGATAAATTAATTGAGTTTAAGTATTTCTTTACCCGCAAGTTGTTTTTTCTCCGCGAAAGCGATGGGATTGCGCTGTTTCCAGGAGGGTTTGGTACCCAAGATGAGGCTTTTGAATGTTTGACGTTGTGTCAGACGGGGAAAGCCGGGCCGATGCCCTTGGTGTTGCTCGATCGCCCTGGAGGAAAGTATTGGTTAGACTGGGATAAATATCTTCGCGATCGCTTGCTCAAACAAGGGTTAATTAGCGCTCAAGATTTAAGCATCTATACCATTGCCGATAGCATCGATGCAGCCTGCGAGGCGATCGCCAATTTCTATCGAGTCTATCATTCCAGTCGCTACGTGCGCGATCGATTTGTGATTCGCTTAAAATCCGAATTGTCCGATCGCGAAGTGGAACGTCTGAATCGCGACTTTAGCGATATTGTCGTCAGCGGCACAATTGATAAAACTGCGACCTTACCGGAAGAAGGAACCAATGACGCTTACGAACTGCCTCGATTGGTCTTCCACTTCAATCAACGAGATTGCGGTCGCTTGTACGAAATGATTTATGCGATTAACAAAATGGGGCAATCTGCCAACCTAATCGATTATCCCGAACAAAAATAA
- the trxA gene encoding thioredoxin, with protein sequence MSAAAAVTDASFDKEVLQSTVPVLVDFWAPWCGPCRMVAPVVEEVADQFKEKVKVVKVNTDENSNVASKYGIRSIPTLMIFKDGQRVDMVVGAVPKTTLINTLEKYIGSSDDSAADSSETAAESE encoded by the coding sequence ATGTCAGCAGCAGCAGCCGTTACAGACGCAAGTTTTGACAAAGAAGTACTTCAGAGCACCGTTCCAGTCTTAGTTGATTTTTGGGCCCCCTGGTGCGGCCCCTGCCGTATGGTTGCTCCAGTCGTTGAAGAAGTGGCCGACCAATTCAAAGAAAAAGTGAAAGTGGTAAAGGTAAACACGGATGAAAATTCCAATGTTGCCAGCAAATACGGCATTCGCAGTATTCCGACTCTGATGATTTTCAAAGATGGTCAGCGTGTCGATATGGTCGTTGGGGCTGTGCCGAAAACAACTCTGATCAATACCTTAGAAAAGTATATTGGTAGCAGCGATGATTCAGCTGCCGACTCATCAGAAACTGCAGCAGAAAGCGAGTAG
- a CDS encoding GuaB3 family IMP dehydrogenase-related protein — protein MDIQIGRGKTARRAYGIDEIALSPGLRTLDPSLADTTMTLGGIEREIPIIASAMDSVVDSNMAVALSKLGAMGVLNLEGIYTRYDDPKPVLDKIASVGKDEFVTLMQKLYAQPIEPELIVKRVKEIKEGGGIAAVSATPAGAMKYGRAVAQAGADLFFVQATVVSTDHLSPESIEPLDLQTFCEQMPIPVVVGNCVTYEVALKLMRAGAAGVLVGIGPGAACTSRGVLGIGVPQPTAIADCAAAREAYTQETGRYVPVIADGGIITGGDICKCIACGADGVMIGSPIARSKEAPGQGYHWGMATPSPVLPRGTRIRVGSTGTLEQILRGPAQLDDGTHNLLGALKTSMGTLGAQTIKEMQQVEVVIAPSLLTEGKVYQKAQQLGMGK, from the coding sequence GTGGATATTCAAATTGGACGGGGGAAAACAGCCCGTCGAGCATACGGAATCGATGAAATCGCCCTATCACCCGGTTTGCGGACTCTCGATCCGAGTCTGGCTGATACAACAATGACCCTCGGAGGTATTGAGCGCGAAATCCCAATTATTGCCAGTGCTATGGATAGCGTGGTCGATAGCAATATGGCAGTTGCCCTCTCTAAGTTAGGAGCAATGGGGGTGCTGAATCTCGAAGGCATTTATACCCGCTACGACGACCCCAAACCCGTCTTAGACAAAATTGCCTCAGTAGGCAAAGATGAGTTCGTTACCCTCATGCAAAAGTTGTACGCTCAACCCATTGAGCCGGAACTCATTGTGAAGCGGGTGAAAGAAATTAAAGAGGGAGGAGGCATTGCAGCCGTTAGCGCGACCCCAGCAGGTGCAATGAAATACGGCCGTGCCGTAGCTCAAGCCGGTGCTGACTTATTTTTCGTGCAAGCAACGGTAGTCTCTACCGATCACCTATCTCCAGAGTCCATCGAACCTCTCGATCTCCAGACCTTCTGCGAACAGATGCCCATTCCGGTAGTTGTGGGCAACTGCGTTACTTACGAGGTGGCACTCAAATTAATGCGCGCTGGAGCGGCTGGGGTATTAGTCGGTATCGGTCCCGGAGCCGCTTGCACCTCGCGAGGCGTATTGGGTATTGGCGTACCGCAGCCAACGGCGATCGCCGACTGTGCCGCCGCCCGAGAGGCCTACACCCAAGAAACGGGACGCTACGTGCCCGTCATTGCCGATGGCGGCATCATCACCGGCGGCGATATTTGTAAATGTATCGCTTGTGGTGCCGATGGAGTCATGATTGGTTCTCCTATCGCCCGCTCTAAAGAAGCTCCCGGACAGGGATATCACTGGGGCATGGCAACCCCTAGCCCCGTTCTCCCTAGAGGAACCCGAATTCGGGTGGGCAGCACCGGCACCCTCGAACAAATTCTCCGGGGTCCCGCTCAACTCGATGACGGAACCCATAACCTCCTCGGAGCATTAAAAACCAGCATGGGAACCCTCGGCGCGCAAACGATTAAGGAAATGCAGCAGGTTGAAGTGGTCATTGCTCCTTCCTTGCTCACCGAAGGTAAGGTATATCAGAAAGCCCAACAACTGGGAATGGGCAAATAA
- a CDS encoding NADH-quinone oxidoreductase subunit M — protein MLSVLIWGPVFGAAAIAFWPGEIKAETARQVAIALGVLLLGWTVGIAWQFNPMQPELQLTETLPWLEALGLTYNLGIDGLSFPLLLLNGLLTAIAIYSSDRKIQRPRLYYSLLFLLNSCVCGAFVAQDYLLFFLFYELELIPLYLLIAIWGGKRRGYAATKFLIYTAISGIALLASFLAIVWLGHAPDFSYAPEIAQTLPLGTQLPILIGILFAFGIKIPLVPFHTWLPDAHVEASTPISVLLAGVLLKLGTYGLLKFGFALLPQAWQLLAPSLAIWAAISALYGALSAIAQTDMKKMVAFSSVAHMGYILLAAAAANSLSILAAVLQMVSHGLISALLFLLVGVVYKKTGTRDLNVLKGLLNPERGLALIGSLMILGVMASAGIPGAVGFVSEFLVFWSSFEAFPIPTLICMVGTGLTAVYYLLLVNRTFFGRLSDIVQDLPPVQWSDRIPAIALTILIIAFGLFPKPLVDWSETTTTALYQQFLVE, from the coding sequence ATGCTCAGTGTTTTGATCTGGGGGCCAGTGTTCGGAGCAGCAGCGATCGCCTTTTGGCCCGGCGAAATTAAAGCAGAAACCGCGCGCCAAGTCGCCATCGCCTTGGGAGTCCTGCTGCTGGGATGGACGGTAGGTATTGCATGGCAATTTAACCCCATGCAACCGGAGTTGCAATTAACCGAAACTCTCCCCTGGTTGGAAGCATTAGGACTCACTTACAATCTGGGCATTGATGGACTATCGTTCCCGCTCTTATTGCTCAACGGCCTGCTGACGGCGATCGCAATCTACAGCAGCGATCGCAAAATACAACGACCTCGACTTTACTATTCCCTGCTCTTCCTGCTAAACTCTTGCGTCTGTGGAGCCTTCGTCGCCCAAGACTATCTCCTCTTCTTCCTCTTCTACGAACTAGAACTCATTCCCCTCTATCTGCTCATCGCCATCTGGGGAGGCAAACGACGGGGATATGCCGCGACTAAGTTTCTGATCTACACCGCCATCTCCGGCATTGCCCTACTCGCCTCATTTCTGGCGATCGTCTGGTTAGGCCATGCTCCCGACTTCAGCTATGCTCCAGAAATCGCGCAAACTCTACCCCTAGGTACTCAACTGCCCATTCTCATCGGCATCCTCTTCGCCTTCGGCATCAAAATACCTCTCGTTCCTTTCCATACCTGGCTGCCCGACGCCCACGTCGAAGCCTCGACTCCCATCTCAGTCCTCCTCGCAGGCGTCCTCCTCAAGTTGGGAACTTATGGACTGCTAAAATTCGGCTTTGCCCTCCTGCCCCAAGCCTGGCAACTCCTGGCACCCAGCCTAGCTATTTGGGCAGCCATTAGCGCCCTCTACGGAGCCTTGAGCGCGATCGCCCAAACCGATATGAAAAAAATGGTCGCCTTCAGTTCCGTGGCTCATATGGGCTATATTTTGCTCGCAGCGGCGGCGGCCAACTCCCTCAGCATTCTCGCCGCCGTCCTGCAAATGGTCAGTCACGGTCTGATTTCCGCCTTACTCTTCCTCCTCGTCGGAGTCGTTTACAAAAAAACCGGAACCCGCGATCTCAACGTCCTCAAAGGCTTGCTCAACCCAGAACGAGGCTTAGCCTTAATTGGTTCCCTGATGATTTTAGGCGTTATGGCCAGCGCCGGCATTCCCGGAGCCGTGGGATTCGTCTCCGAGTTTCTCGTCTTCTGGAGCAGCTTTGAAGCCTTCCCCATCCCCACCTTAATCTGCATGGTCGGCACTGGATTAACCGCCGTATATTACCTGTTATTGGTAAACCGCACCTTCTTCGGCCGCCTCTCCGACATCGTGCAAGACTTGCCTCCCGTACAATGGAGCGATCGCATTCCGGCGATCGCCTTAACCATTCTCATTATCGCCTTCGGTCTCTTCCCCAAACCCCTAGTAGACTGGAGCGAAACCACCACCACTGCGCTCTACCAACAATTCCTGGTGGAATAG
- a CDS encoding pentapeptide repeat-containing protein gives MYKTNFSGANLVGANLICAELGDANLLGARLERWP, from the coding sequence TTGTATAAAACAAACTTCAGTGGGGCAAACTTGGTGGGAGCAAATTTAATCTGTGCCGAACTGGGAGATGCTAACTTATTAGGGGCAAGATTAGAGCGCTGGCCTTAA
- a CDS encoding SulP family inorganic anion transporter yields MQPINSINFKNFRGDLFGGITAAIVALPLALAFGVSSGAGAIAGLYGAIFVGLLAALCGGTPAQISGPTGPMTVVMATVFTGLIAKDPDSGLALGFTVIMFGGLLQILFGVLKLGKYITLMPYTVISGFMSGIGAIIILIQIAPLLGYPSSAGVIDSISQFRQILTHPMPEATALGLLTLAIVFGTPRRITRIIPSPLLALIICTTVSLSLPEGREIARIGAIPSGLPTLHWPQFQWYDLKDTIGYGLILATLGSVDSLLTSLVADNITRTQHDSDRELIGQGIGNMVSGFMGGLPGAGATMRTVINVHAGGRTPLSGIIHGLVLIVVVFGAGPLTAKIPHTVLAGILIKVGIDIIDWSFLKRAHKLSTKTTGLMYAVLFLTVFVDLITAVAVGVFVANLLTVKKLSDLQAKNIQASTGETDALPLSDRERDLLQQARGKILLLRLHGPMSFGAAKSITQRMGMVEEYEILILDLEDLLMLGVTASLAIENMVKESVEKHRSVFIVGAKGEVKDRLQRLDLLDLIPPHQQVKTRVEALEQATGLLQEEIVSSVTVLRLREKAEGTHHGS; encoded by the coding sequence ATGCAACCGATCAATTCAATTAACTTCAAAAATTTCCGAGGAGACTTATTCGGGGGGATTACCGCTGCGATCGTTGCCCTTCCCTTGGCTCTAGCCTTTGGGGTATCTTCTGGTGCTGGGGCGATCGCGGGCCTGTATGGAGCCATTTTCGTCGGACTCCTCGCCGCCCTCTGTGGTGGCACTCCCGCACAGATTTCCGGACCCACCGGACCGATGACCGTAGTCATGGCGACAGTGTTTACCGGACTGATCGCCAAAGATCCCGACAGTGGATTGGCTCTAGGCTTTACCGTCATTATGTTTGGCGGTCTGCTGCAAATCCTCTTCGGAGTATTGAAATTGGGCAAATATATTACCTTAATGCCCTATACCGTCATCTCCGGCTTCATGTCTGGGATTGGCGCAATTATTATTCTGATTCAAATTGCTCCCTTACTGGGCTATCCCTCATCCGCTGGTGTCATCGATTCCATTAGCCAGTTTCGGCAGATCTTAACCCACCCCATGCCGGAAGCAACAGCCTTGGGATTGCTGACTCTGGCGATCGTATTTGGCACTCCTCGACGAATCACGCGAATTATTCCCTCTCCCCTACTCGCCTTGATTATCTGTACGACGGTCTCTCTGTCCTTACCTGAAGGACGGGAGATCGCGCGAATTGGCGCAATTCCCAGCGGACTGCCTACCTTGCACTGGCCTCAGTTCCAGTGGTACGACTTGAAAGATACGATCGGCTATGGGTTGATTTTAGCGACCTTAGGCTCGGTTGATTCCTTACTGACTTCCCTCGTTGCCGATAATATTACCCGCACTCAACACGATTCCGATCGCGAATTAATCGGTCAAGGAATTGGTAATATGGTTTCTGGATTCATGGGCGGTTTGCCCGGTGCTGGGGCGACGATGCGCACGGTCATTAACGTTCATGCGGGCGGGAGAACCCCTCTATCAGGCATTATTCACGGGTTGGTTTTAATTGTCGTTGTGTTTGGTGCGGGGCCACTGACGGCGAAGATTCCCCATACCGTCTTAGCTGGAATCTTAATTAAGGTGGGAATTGATATTATCGACTGGAGCTTCCTGAAACGGGCCCATAAGTTATCCACGAAAACGACGGGATTGATGTATGCGGTCTTGTTTCTAACCGTCTTCGTCGATTTAATTACAGCGGTGGCAGTTGGAGTGTTTGTCGCCAATTTGCTGACGGTGAAGAAGCTCAGCGATCTGCAAGCGAAGAATATTCAAGCGAGCACGGGAGAGACGGATGCCCTGCCATTGAGCGATCGCGAGCGCGACTTATTGCAACAGGCACGAGGCAAAATACTATTATTGCGCTTGCACGGCCCGATGAGTTTTGGGGCAGCAAAATCGATTACGCAACGGATGGGTATGGTTGAAGAATACGAAATCCTCATTCTCGACCTCGAAGATTTACTCATGTTAGGGGTGACGGCTTCTTTAGCCATTGAGAATATGGTGAAGGAGTCCGTGGAAAAGCATCGCTCCGTGTTTATTGTTGGTGCGAAAGGAGAAGTGAAAGATCGACTGCAACGCTTGGATTTATTGGATTTGATTCCTCCACACCAGCAGGTAAAAACTCGTGTCGAAGCCCTGGAGCAAGCAACGGGATTATTGCAGGAGGAGATTGTGTCTTCAGTTACAGTGTTGCGCCTGAGAGAAAAGGCAGAAGGCACTCATCACGGGAGTTAA
- a CDS encoding DNA phosphorothioation system restriction enzyme, producing the protein MSSPRFPETIQLRAYQREAVDNWFANRGRGTLKMATGSGKTITALAILTELYQRIGLQGAIAICPYRHLVTQWQRECKKFGLSPILAFENARSWQQELSAQLYRVRSGTQPFLCAIATNSTLIGDSFQSLLSYWPEKTLIIGDEAHNLGTEKLEESLPKQVGLRLALSATPERCFDEAGTEAIFNYFGRVIPPELTLRDAIAQGALVHYSYYPVLVNLTSRESLQYAKLTARIGWALGNGEKLEESENLTTLLVRRSRLIANAEGKLDKLREIMRSRLQTSYTLFYCGDGSMDARGKLTEQTSQCQLDAVIQLLGTELGYRVKSYTANTPLKERELLRQQFSAGDLQGLVAIRCLDEGVDIPAIRTAIILASSRNPRQFIQRRGRILRSYPNKHRATLFDAIVIPPSLDRKTWNVERNLLRKELQRFVEFADLADNAGEARRKLLGLQKEYELLDL; encoded by the coding sequence ATGTCTAGTCCTCGCTTTCCGGAAACCATACAACTGCGCGCTTATCAACGTGAAGCGGTAGACAATTGGTTTGCAAACCGAGGACGGGGAACCTTAAAGATGGCAACAGGGAGCGGTAAAACAATTACTGCGTTGGCTATTCTCACGGAACTTTATCAGCGGATTGGTTTACAAGGGGCGATCGCTATTTGTCCTTATCGTCATTTGGTGACACAATGGCAACGAGAATGCAAAAAATTCGGATTGTCGCCCATTTTAGCCTTTGAGAATGCGCGCAGTTGGCAGCAAGAGTTATCGGCACAACTGTATCGGGTGCGATCGGGGACTCAGCCGTTTTTATGCGCGATCGCGACTAATTCTACGTTGATTGGTGACAGTTTTCAATCCCTGTTATCTTATTGGCCGGAAAAGACGTTAATTATCGGCGATGAAGCCCATAATTTGGGAACGGAAAAATTAGAGGAAAGTTTGCCGAAACAGGTGGGGTTGCGTTTGGCCCTTTCGGCGACTCCGGAACGCTGTTTTGATGAAGCGGGAACGGAGGCTATTTTTAATTATTTTGGTCGGGTTATTCCCCCCGAGTTAACATTAAGAGACGCGATCGCACAAGGCGCGTTAGTCCATTATTCCTATTATCCAGTTTTGGTGAATCTCACGTCAAGGGAATCTCTCCAGTATGCTAAACTGACAGCGCGCATTGGTTGGGCATTAGGGAATGGAGAAAAGCTAGAAGAAAGCGAAAATTTAACCACATTATTGGTCAGGCGATCGCGATTAATTGCCAATGCAGAAGGTAAATTAGATAAGCTGCGAGAGATTATGCGATCGCGTTTGCAAACGAGCTATACTCTATTTTACTGCGGAGATGGATCGATGGATGCTAGAGGCAAATTGACCGAGCAAACCTCTCAATGCCAACTGGATGCAGTGATACAATTACTGGGAACAGAACTGGGATATCGAGTTAAGAGTTATACTGCTAATACTCCTTTAAAGGAACGCGAACTCTTGCGCCAACAGTTTTCCGCAGGAGACTTACAAGGCTTGGTTGCGATTCGATGTTTGGATGAAGGCGTTGATATTCCAGCAATTCGGACGGCAATTATTCTCGCTAGCAGTCGCAATCCCCGCCAGTTTATTCAGCGTCGCGGACGGATTTTGCGATCGTATCCGAATAAACATCGGGCGACATTATTTGATGCGATCGTAATTCCCCCGAGTTTGGATCGCAAAACCTGGAATGTAGAACGTAATTTACTCCGCAAAGAGTTACAACGGTTTGTGGAGTTCGCTGACTTAGCCGATAATGCAGGAGAGGCGCGACGAAAACTTTTGGGACTGCAAAAAGAATACGAATTGTTAGATTTATAG
- a CDS encoding GGDEF domain-containing response regulator, with protein MLFSIHPARAGLLQFPIPAPPLEAIAGGRSSADSPSPPKVLVIERDSQICDQIGMALQNHGYQIAEALSADRGLQLARQIDPDIILLDSGLSNRLTYCQELQRSWSAPGIFLLNATEDSQGLSCAFDLGIVDVIGKPIHEVVLIQRIKRWWQGKQQLQQLSEANQELQRLAGIDRLTQVANRHYFDEALEREVRQMKRSGTPLSLILMDIDYFKRYNDRYGHLQGDRCLQQIAQGIQQAVRCPQDMVARYGGEEFAAILPQTNANGAVIVARRIRHQIQQLAIAHPDSDVSPFITLSLGITCAFPEENCSASQLIQAADRGLYRAKEQGRDRLENYDNDDENLDSQL; from the coding sequence ATGCTATTTTCAATCCATCCCGCTCGAGCCGGTTTGCTGCAATTTCCCATACCCGCTCCACCACTAGAGGCGATCGCTGGAGGGCGCTCGAGTGCAGATTCTCCCAGTCCGCCAAAAGTGCTAGTCATTGAAAGAGACTCGCAGATTTGCGATCAGATTGGAATGGCACTCCAAAATCACGGGTATCAGATCGCCGAAGCTCTCTCGGCCGATCGAGGATTGCAGCTTGCTCGCCAAATCGATCCTGACATCATCTTGCTTGATAGTGGTTTGAGCAATCGTCTCACCTATTGTCAGGAACTGCAACGTTCCTGGTCGGCTCCAGGTATTTTCCTACTCAATGCAACCGAGGATAGTCAAGGTCTGAGCTGTGCCTTCGATCTAGGTATTGTTGATGTCATCGGTAAACCCATTCATGAAGTGGTTTTAATTCAACGGATTAAGCGTTGGTGGCAGGGGAAACAACAGTTGCAGCAGCTTAGCGAAGCGAACCAAGAGTTGCAACGGTTAGCCGGGATCGATCGCCTCACTCAGGTCGCGAACCGTCATTACTTTGATGAAGCCTTGGAGCGAGAAGTGCGACAAATGAAACGATCGGGCACTCCTCTCTCATTAATCTTGATGGATATCGATTATTTTAAGCGCTACAACGATCGCTACGGTCATCTGCAAGGCGATCGCTGCTTGCAACAAATTGCTCAAGGTATTCAACAGGCTGTTCGCTGTCCCCAGGATATGGTTGCTCGCTATGGAGGTGAAGAATTCGCCGCTATTTTACCGCAAACGAATGCTAATGGAGCCGTCATTGTAGCTCGCCGCATCCGCCACCAGATTCAGCAATTAGCAATTGCCCATCCTGACTCAGATGTTAGCCCATTCATTACCTTGAGTCTGGGCATTACTTGCGCGTTTCCGGAAGAGAATTGCTCCGCATCCCAATTAATTCAAGCTGCCGATCGCGGTTTATATCGAGCTAAAGAGCAAGGACGCGATCGCCTCGAGAACTATGATAACGATGATGAGAATCTTGACAGTCAGCTCTAA
- a CDS encoding FIST signal transduction protein, translating into MQWANALSTRPSLEAAISEAIATVEQQLSQPASIGLVFISSAFTSEYSRLMPLLQEKLDIPAIVGCGGGGIVGMTSPERAEEWEDQPALSLTLAYLPNVRATAFHINMEELPDLDAPPDRWIDLVGVAPETNPHFILLVDPMSPGLNDLLQGLDFAYPNSIKAGGLASSSPVRQGSSLFYNYDLYSEGTVGLALSGDITVETIVAQGCRPIGSIYQITQAERNIVLELQEQTGVDLDRGETGVPLEILRETVAQLDEDDRKLAQDSLFVGVAKDSFKTQLEPEDFLIRNLLGIDPRIGALAIAERVRVGQRIQFHLRDALASEEELTVLLERYRQQLDGQAIAQSLQLPSSASRAGAFMFTCLGRGEQLYDRPHVDSSLFHKYLRAIPLSGFFCHGEIGPVGGNTFLHGYTSVFAIIYQSSVLRSPSGQPQQD; encoded by the coding sequence ATGCAGTGGGCAAATGCCTTATCGACCCGTCCATCACTAGAAGCAGCGATCTCGGAAGCGATCGCTACCGTCGAGCAACAACTATCCCAACCCGCCTCGATTGGTCTGGTCTTTATCTCGTCTGCCTTTACCAGCGAATATTCCCGGTTAATGCCGCTCCTGCAAGAAAAGCTGGATATTCCCGCGATCGTTGGTTGTGGCGGCGGGGGAATTGTGGGAATGACCTCTCCAGAGAGAGCAGAAGAATGGGAAGACCAGCCTGCCCTGAGCTTAACCTTAGCCTACTTGCCCAACGTCCGAGCGACGGCATTCCATATCAACATGGAAGAGTTGCCCGACCTCGATGCTCCCCCAGACCGCTGGATCGATTTAGTCGGAGTGGCTCCGGAAACCAATCCCCACTTTATTTTGCTTGTCGATCCCATGTCTCCAGGATTAAACGACCTGCTGCAGGGTTTGGATTTTGCCTATCCCAACAGTATTAAAGCAGGAGGACTTGCCAGTTCCAGCCCCGTACGCCAAGGTAGCAGCCTATTCTATAACTACGACCTCTACTCAGAAGGCACGGTCGGCTTAGCTCTAAGCGGCGATATTACCGTAGAAACAATTGTTGCTCAAGGCTGCCGGCCCATTGGTTCCATTTATCAAATTACTCAAGCCGAACGAAATATCGTGCTGGAGTTGCAGGAGCAAACTGGAGTCGATCTCGATCGCGGAGAAACGGGCGTTCCTCTAGAAATTCTGCGCGAAACGGTTGCCCAGCTTGACGAAGATGACCGAAAACTGGCTCAAGATTCTCTGTTTGTTGGCGTGGCCAAAGACAGCTTCAAGACTCAGCTCGAACCGGAAGACTTCCTGATTCGCAATTTATTGGGAATCGATCCTCGCATTGGAGCACTAGCGATCGCGGAACGAGTTAGAGTCGGTCAGCGGATTCAGTTCCACCTGCGCGATGCCCTAGCTTCGGAAGAGGAGCTGACCGTATTACTGGAACGATATCGACAGCAGTTAGATGGGCAAGCGATCGCTCAATCTCTGCAGCTTCCCTCGAGTGCGTCCAGAGCTGGAGCATTTATGTTCACCTGTTTGGGGCGTGGAGAACAACTCTACGACCGCCCTCATGTCGATTCCAGCTTGTTTCACAAATACTTACGCGCCATTCCTTTAAGCGGATTTTTCTGCCATGGCGAAATCGGCCCGGTGGGAGGCAATACCTTTCTCCACGGGTACACTTCTGTCTTTGCTATTATTTATCAGTCGAGCGTGTTGCGATCGCCCTCAGGACAACCCCAGCAAGATTAG
- a CDS encoding Calvin cycle protein CP12, whose amino-acid sequence MTNEIQTKVQEEINQARAVCDAQGANSGECAAAWDAVEELQAEASHQSQKPAKTGLEKYCDDNPEAAECRIYDD is encoded by the coding sequence ATGACTAACGAAATTCAAACCAAAGTTCAGGAAGAGATAAATCAAGCCCGTGCTGTTTGCGATGCCCAAGGGGCAAATTCTGGAGAATGTGCTGCAGCTTGGGATGCGGTAGAAGAATTGCAAGCTGAAGCTTCTCACCAAAGCCAAAAACCGGCTAAAACCGGGCTGGAGAAATACTGTGATGACAATCCCGAGGCAGCTGAATGCCGGATTTATGACGACTAA